The Desulfosporosinus sp. Sb-LF genome contains a region encoding:
- a CDS encoding ABC transporter substrate-binding protein, with product MRKKTYLARVSLLLLSIILIVSGIGCGSQVEKNSQEPIKVGLLVPYTGVFTSNGVDITRGVELYLNEVGGKAAGRDIKLVKEDSEMNGQVGLQKTRRLVESEKIQVLTGVVSSTVAYAIRDYVVENKVPFIIANAGACDLTREKASEYIFRVSFSNGQYEYPMGQYVYNKLKIRKVVVMAPDYAAGHEKADGFMAGFKAEGGQVVQEIYPKLGTTDYSPYLTQIKEADAVWVHFSAADSIKFVKQYDEYGLKKKLPLLSTGDLVDESSLLGQGDSAIGIISALHYSAALTNPENEKFVKDYTAKYAEGPNMFAEQGYVAAKVIVKGIEATGGKVTDTKQLLDSIRKVQFDAPRGPFKFDPKTQNVIFNTYIRKTEKINGKLVNTVIETIPDVSDRWMAGK from the coding sequence ATGAGAAAAAAGACCTATTTAGCTCGGGTGAGTCTTCTATTACTATCGATCATCTTGATCGTTTCTGGAATTGGATGTGGCTCACAAGTTGAGAAAAACAGTCAAGAGCCGATAAAAGTGGGGCTTCTCGTGCCCTATACAGGAGTCTTTACCAGCAACGGAGTGGATATCACCCGTGGAGTTGAATTGTACTTAAATGAAGTAGGCGGGAAGGCAGCAGGTCGTGACATCAAACTGGTTAAGGAAGACTCGGAGATGAACGGGCAAGTTGGCTTGCAAAAAACCCGGCGCCTGGTTGAAAGCGAAAAGATTCAAGTACTTACGGGTGTTGTCAGTAGTACCGTTGCTTATGCAATCCGGGATTATGTCGTCGAAAATAAGGTCCCTTTTATTATCGCAAATGCTGGAGCTTGTGACTTAACAAGAGAAAAAGCAAGCGAATATATCTTCAGAGTTTCCTTCTCTAATGGCCAGTATGAATACCCTATGGGGCAATATGTCTATAACAAGCTAAAAATTCGTAAAGTCGTAGTCATGGCCCCAGATTATGCAGCAGGTCATGAAAAGGCTGATGGGTTCATGGCAGGCTTTAAAGCAGAAGGTGGCCAGGTCGTTCAGGAGATTTATCCGAAACTCGGCACGACGGATTACAGCCCTTACTTAACCCAAATAAAAGAGGCCGATGCAGTTTGGGTTCATTTTTCAGCAGCCGATTCCATCAAGTTTGTTAAACAATACGATGAGTATGGACTGAAGAAGAAACTTCCCCTACTAAGTACTGGAGACCTCGTAGATGAATCGTCTCTATTAGGCCAAGGGGATTCAGCGATTGGGATCATCAGTGCCCTTCACTACAGTGCCGCATTAACAAATCCAGAGAATGAAAAGTTTGTCAAAGATTACACAGCTAAATACGCGGAAGGTCCTAACATGTTTGCTGAACAGGGCTATGTGGCTGCCAAAGTCATCGTAAAGGGTATAGAAGCTACAGGTGGGAAGGTAACAGATACCAAGCAGTTGTTAGATTCCATTAGAAAGGTGCAATTTGACGCTCCTCGGGGCCCCTTCAAGTTTGATCCTAAAACTCAAAACGTGATCTTTAACACCTACATTCGGAAGACTGAGAAAATCAATGGCAAACTCGTTAATACAGTCATTGAAACCATACCCGATGTGTCAGACAGGTGGATGGCAGGCAAATAG
- a CDS encoding branched-chain amino acid ABC transporter permease, with the protein MELSEIVIQTLNGISYGLLLFLLAAGLSLIFGLMGIINLAHGSYYTLGAYVGLVIIQKTGSFFFGLLGSAVILALLGIAMERLFFRKLYKRELDQVLLTFGFAYLLMDIAKWIWGGVPRSLPKPPFLEGSISILGEAFPIYRFGIIVIGLVIAVLLWLFLEKTRTGVIIRAGVDDKEMVSGMGINITLYFSGIFALGAFLAAIGGVIGGPIIGAYPGLDFEILVLALAVVVVGGLGTLKGAFWGSLLIGFAETFGKAIFPNFAMFTIYVTMALVLIFKPEGLLGKEES; encoded by the coding sequence TTGGAACTATCCGAGATTGTGATCCAGACCCTTAATGGAATTTCATACGGGCTTTTACTTTTCTTATTAGCTGCCGGTCTTTCCCTCATTTTTGGTTTAATGGGTATCATTAACCTTGCGCATGGTTCCTATTACACGCTGGGGGCATATGTTGGATTGGTAATTATCCAGAAAACAGGGAGCTTTTTCTTCGGATTGTTGGGTTCGGCTGTGATTTTAGCTCTCTTAGGGATCGCTATGGAACGGCTCTTTTTCCGTAAGCTGTACAAACGGGAATTGGACCAAGTGCTTTTAACCTTTGGTTTTGCCTATCTGCTGATGGACATAGCGAAATGGATTTGGGGAGGGGTACCTCGGTCCCTCCCTAAACCTCCTTTTTTAGAGGGTTCCATCAGTATTCTCGGAGAGGCTTTTCCGATCTACCGGTTCGGTATTATTGTTATTGGCCTGGTTATTGCGGTTCTTCTCTGGCTCTTTTTAGAGAAAACCCGGACTGGAGTCATTATCCGAGCGGGTGTCGACGACAAGGAAATGGTAAGTGGAATGGGAATTAACATAACGTTGTATTTTTCTGGAATCTTTGCTCTAGGGGCATTTTTGGCGGCAATAGGCGGAGTTATTGGCGGTCCGATCATTGGGGCATACCCAGGGTTAGACTTTGAAATCCTAGTTCTCGCTCTCGCTGTGGTTGTAGTCGGCGGTCTCGGGACTTTGAAAGGGGCGTTCTGGGGTAGCCTTTTGATCGGTTTTGCAGAAACCTTTGGGAAAGCAATTTTTCCTAATTTCGCGATGTTTACCATTTATGTAACCATGGCGCTAGTCTTAATCTTTAAACCAGAGGGTTTACTAGGAAAGGAGGAATCCTAG
- a CDS encoding branched-chain amino acid ABC transporter permease, producing MGRVLTKNILWGGIVVLGLMTLPQIVSPYGLSLLTQVLIFGLFAMSLDLLMGYTGLISFNHATFFGVGAYTAAILASYGYHNFWLALLLGILVPVLLALLLGLLVLRSNGPYFLMITLAFGQMIFALAWRWRSVTGGDDGLAGIPRPDLGLPISMWKAQNFYYLVLFIFVLTCLILWKFIRSRLGRSIVGVRESESRMQALGYNTWALKYLSYTIAGGFAGLAGVLYVYFNGFISPQELNWTMSGQVILMVIVGGAGTLIGPVVGASAIFILQNLISSQTERWPILMGIIFILCVMYLRDGVVGYAIKLKKKGLRNYESIRNQKPD from the coding sequence GTGGGCCGAGTGTTGACAAAGAATATACTCTGGGGAGGAATTGTAGTTCTCGGTTTAATGACTCTGCCGCAGATTGTATCCCCGTATGGTTTGAGTCTGTTAACACAAGTGTTGATTTTTGGTCTCTTTGCCATGAGCTTAGATCTCTTAATGGGATATACAGGCTTAATTTCATTTAATCATGCCACATTTTTCGGAGTTGGGGCTTACACAGCGGCTATCCTCGCAAGCTATGGTTACCACAACTTTTGGCTTGCCCTTCTTTTAGGGATCCTGGTCCCAGTACTGTTGGCCCTCTTATTGGGTTTACTTGTCTTAAGAAGTAATGGACCCTATTTTCTGATGATTACGTTAGCCTTCGGGCAAATGATTTTTGCCTTGGCCTGGAGATGGCGGTCCGTTACCGGAGGAGATGACGGCTTAGCAGGAATCCCAAGGCCTGATCTTGGATTGCCCATTTCTATGTGGAAAGCGCAAAATTTTTATTACCTAGTACTTTTCATTTTTGTTCTGACTTGCTTGATCCTGTGGAAATTTATCCGTTCCAGACTTGGTAGATCCATTGTTGGGGTACGAGAAAGTGAGTCTCGAATGCAGGCCTTAGGCTATAATACGTGGGCCTTAAAATACCTGTCCTACACTATTGCTGGTGGATTTGCCGGTTTAGCTGGGGTGCTTTATGTTTACTTTAATGGTTTTATTAGCCCTCAAGAACTCAATTGGACCATGTCAGGCCAGGTTATCCTAATGGTCATTGTCGGTGGAGCAGGGACTCTTATTGGGCCTGTCGTGGGAGCAAGTGCGATCTTTATTCTGCAAAACCTAATCAGTTCTCAGACAGAGCGTTGGCCTATTTTGATGGGGATTATTTTCATTCTTTGTGTCATGTACTTAAGGGATGGAGTCGTAGGTTATGCTATAAAATTAAAGAAAAAGGGTCTGAGGAATTATGAAAGCATTAGAAACCAAAAGCCTGACTAA
- a CDS encoding ATP-binding cassette domain-containing protein: MKALETKSLTKQFGGLAVLQEISLHVEKGERRAIIGPNGAGKTTLFNTISGLIKPNAGEIFIFGEKVTQLSSYRRARLGLARTFQQNNLFFNLNLLENINLAISSHKDKFTPRDFLEKWGWWEKRDIPVKELSYGEQRQVELLLALAQTPRLLLLDEPTAGMSSAETNKITTMIGNLSREITVLIIEHDMKVVFDFADQITVLNYGRVLFEGAKGEVRSNERVKEVYLGSAD; encoded by the coding sequence ATGAAAGCATTAGAAACCAAAAGCCTGACTAAACAATTTGGAGGGCTTGCCGTATTGCAAGAAATTTCGCTACATGTTGAAAAGGGAGAACGGCGAGCAATTATAGGTCCGAATGGCGCAGGTAAAACCACCCTTTTTAATACGATTAGCGGGTTGATCAAGCCCAATGCGGGAGAGATTTTTATCTTTGGCGAAAAGGTTACCCAACTCTCATCCTATCGTCGGGCGCGGTTGGGCTTAGCTAGAACCTTTCAGCAAAATAACCTCTTCTTTAACTTGAACCTTCTTGAAAACATCAATCTTGCCATATCCTCCCATAAGGATAAATTTACTCCGAGAGACTTCTTGGAAAAATGGGGATGGTGGGAAAAAAGAGACATCCCTGTGAAGGAATTATCGTATGGAGAACAAAGACAAGTGGAACTACTTTTGGCTTTGGCTCAAACTCCTCGGCTACTCTTGCTAGATGAACCGACGGCAGGCATGTCGTCGGCAGAAACCAATAAGATTACGACCATGATAGGTAACCTTTCTAGAGAAATCACGGTCTTAATTATCGAACACGATATGAAGGTTGTCTTTGATTTTGCGGATCAGATCACCGTCTTAAATTATGGAAGAGTTTTGTTCGAAGGAGCAAAAGGCGAAGTAAGATCTAATGAACGAGTTAAAGAAGTATATCTCGGCTCGGCTGATTAA
- a CDS encoding ABC transporter ATP-binding protein, which produces MLRLNDVHAHYGESHILQGVSLKVEKGSVVALLGRNGMGKTTTIHAIIGFNPPTSGKIIFKGTKINTLPSYKIAQMGMALVPQGRRIFRSLTVKENLVLGYSKKKTKKRYTLDRIYELFPVLQERANQQGKNLSGGEQQMLAIARALMTEPEMILMDEPFEGLAPAIIKNIGLRIHELKNSGLSILIVEQNIRFAAKIADYLYVMNKGEIVYGGTPTQFHLEEDHWRRFIEI; this is translated from the coding sequence ATGCTTAGGTTAAATGACGTTCATGCCCATTATGGTGAGAGTCATATACTTCAAGGGGTTTCGTTGAAAGTAGAGAAGGGGTCTGTTGTCGCCTTACTCGGACGAAACGGAATGGGAAAAACGACGACCATTCATGCCATTATTGGATTTAATCCGCCAACCAGCGGAAAAATTATTTTTAAAGGGACTAAGATTAATACGCTCCCATCCTACAAAATCGCCCAAATGGGAATGGCTTTGGTACCTCAAGGTCGGCGTATTTTTCGCTCCTTAACGGTAAAAGAAAACTTAGTCTTAGGGTATAGCAAAAAGAAAACAAAAAAACGTTACACCCTCGATCGAATTTATGAATTATTTCCAGTGTTACAGGAACGGGCCAACCAGCAAGGGAAAAACTTGAGCGGAGGAGAACAGCAGATGCTGGCCATTGCTCGGGCTTTAATGACAGAGCCTGAAATGATATTAATGGATGAACCTTTTGAAGGATTAGCTCCTGCGATTATTAAAAATATTGGACTGAGGATTCATGAACTCAAAAATTCAGGTTTGTCCATTTTGATTGTAGAGCAAAATATCCGGTTCGCAGCAAAAATAGCGGACTATCTCTATGTTATGAACAAGGGGGAAATTGTGTATGGCGGAACCCCGACGCAGTTTCACCTGGAAGAAGATCATTGGAGACGATTCATTGAGATTTAA
- a CDS encoding 3-dehydroquinate synthase II, whose protein sequence is MDKYFYEMELNWVLKKEGQKSEVWFDGRQVSLESQDIWGLINNSAINKIIITMAQRLEGHYPLKTEFITQVSALEELEGINSGEAVLSNDLALLELAKERGYKACAYFNIEGREALESAWQDAANYDYILVDFDLPTNIPLELIIARLQKSEIMVLKCVTSLSDMEIAFGVMEQGSDGVAFASTDIHEILKVSDYLQKNDSWKVELKPLTVAEVRHIGMGMRSCIDTTGLMTKDEGMLIGSTSQGGIFVCSETHFLPYMNLRPFRVNAGAIHSYVWMPNDAAEYLTDLSAGSEVLCVNTKGEVRRLSVGRIKTEVRPLLLIRGEADGKQINVIVQDDWHIRIMGADGQPKNASMIKPGDQLLAYVSDPGRHVGIKVNETILEK, encoded by the coding sequence ATGGATAAATATTTTTATGAAATGGAGCTGAATTGGGTGTTGAAAAAGGAAGGCCAAAAAAGTGAAGTATGGTTCGATGGACGGCAAGTCTCTTTAGAGAGTCAAGATATTTGGGGACTTATCAATAATTCGGCTATCAACAAGATTATCATTACAATGGCCCAACGGCTCGAGGGACATTATCCTTTAAAGACGGAATTTATTACACAAGTATCCGCACTCGAAGAACTTGAGGGTATTAATAGTGGAGAAGCGGTGTTGTCAAATGATCTTGCTCTCTTAGAATTAGCGAAAGAGAGAGGGTATAAGGCTTGCGCATATTTTAACATCGAAGGTCGGGAAGCGTTGGAATCTGCTTGGCAAGACGCTGCAAACTATGACTACATTCTTGTAGATTTCGACTTACCGACCAATATACCTCTGGAGTTAATTATCGCACGTCTTCAAAAAAGCGAGATCATGGTTTTAAAATGCGTGACGAGTTTAAGTGATATGGAAATTGCGTTTGGAGTTATGGAGCAAGGAAGTGACGGGGTAGCCTTTGCCAGCACAGATATCCATGAGATCCTAAAAGTAAGTGACTACTTGCAAAAGAATGACAGTTGGAAGGTAGAACTAAAGCCCCTTACTGTTGCTGAAGTTCGCCATATTGGTATGGGTATGAGGTCCTGTATTGATACGACTGGTCTGATGACTAAGGATGAAGGCATGCTCATAGGCTCAACCTCTCAAGGAGGGATTTTTGTCTGCTCTGAGACTCATTTCCTTCCCTATATGAATTTGCGTCCTTTTAGAGTGAATGCTGGGGCAATTCATTCTTACGTCTGGATGCCTAATGACGCTGCGGAATACCTGACAGACTTGTCTGCGGGTAGTGAAGTATTATGTGTGAACACAAAAGGAGAAGTAAGGAGGCTTTCGGTAGGTAGAATCAAGACCGAGGTGAGACCCTTGCTTTTAATCCGTGGGGAAGCGGATGGTAAGCAAATCAATGTTATTGTTCAGGACGATTGGCATATTAGAATCATGGGAGCTGACGGTCAGCCGAAAAACGCAAGCATGATCAAACCTGGTGATCAACTGCTTGCCTATGTCAGCGACCCAGGGCGTCATGTAGGGATAAAGGTCAATGAAACAATCTTAGAGAAATAA
- a CDS encoding 2-amino-3,7-dideoxy-D-threo-hept-6-ulosonate synthase, whose product MTGKEVRLNRLFKHSERMIIVPLDHGVSVGPIQGLEDIPKLVKQVNKGRADAVVVQKGLVPQIKDYLGGDGCELIVHLSASTALSPNSNRKELVATVEQAIRLGATAVSIHVNLGNSHESEMLRDFGKVSNRCDQWGIPLLAMMYVRDGSNNNEFDWVKLKHAARVAEELGADIIKVNYTGNVESFSEVVNAVKLPVVIAGGPKTSSVKDLLIMINEAIRAGAKGTSIGRNIFQSPDPEKLVRVIRQILDSKMTNEGIKELARTL is encoded by the coding sequence ATGACAGGGAAAGAGGTCCGTTTAAATCGACTCTTTAAGCATTCAGAACGAATGATTATCGTTCCTCTGGATCATGGCGTATCAGTGGGCCCCATTCAGGGTTTGGAAGATATCCCTAAACTAGTGAAGCAGGTCAACAAGGGGCGTGCTGATGCAGTCGTAGTGCAAAAAGGCTTAGTCCCCCAAATAAAAGACTATTTGGGGGGGGATGGATGTGAGCTGATTGTTCACCTCTCGGCATCGACAGCTCTATCCCCTAACTCAAATCGAAAAGAATTGGTCGCGACGGTAGAACAAGCCATTAGGTTGGGTGCGACAGCTGTCTCGATTCACGTTAACTTGGGTAATTCTCATGAGTCGGAAATGCTTCGAGATTTCGGGAAAGTATCGAATCGCTGCGATCAATGGGGTATCCCATTATTAGCGATGATGTATGTTAGAGATGGCTCTAATAACAATGAATTTGATTGGGTCAAACTAAAACATGCAGCCCGTGTTGCTGAAGAGCTGGGGGCGGATATTATCAAGGTCAATTATACAGGAAATGTGGAATCATTTTCCGAAGTGGTCAATGCTGTAAAGCTACCTGTTGTTATTGCGGGGGGACCAAAAACTTCGTCTGTGAAGGACCTTTTAATCATGATTAATGAGGCAATTCGGGCTGGGGCAAAGGGAACTTCAATTGGAAGGAATATTTTCCAAAGCCCTGATCCAGAAAAATTAGTGCGGGTGATTCGCCAGATTTTGGATAGCAAGATGACAAATGAGGGAATTAAAGAGTTAGCCCGAACATTATAA
- the thrB gene encoding homoserine kinase — translation MIRVKIPATSANLGPGFDCLGLALQLYNSITIETDRPFQISLTGSYCNGIPANENNLIWKTMCHFWELIHFPTPSVALTFENHIPPARGLGSSSAAIVGGLVAANTLAGSPYSKYELLQVANSIEGHPDNVTPALYGGVTLSVPIEGGILPRVLGLLPNLKAVVIIPDTVLNTEKARGILPPQVPRSDAVFNISHVGLLIEAFIREDYALLKEGMRDALHQNQRAALIPGLLETLEAALQAGAYGSALSGSGPTLLSLIPEGLQEEVCHSMITKINQYGIRAQAIVLDIDTDGATSSTIL, via the coding sequence ACTGTTTGGGGCTGGCGCTGCAACTCTACAACTCAATAACCATTGAGACAGATCGACCGTTCCAAATCTCTCTGACCGGATCTTATTGCAACGGGATTCCAGCCAATGAAAACAACCTTATCTGGAAGACTATGTGCCATTTCTGGGAACTTATTCACTTCCCCACTCCCTCCGTTGCTTTGACATTTGAAAATCACATCCCCCCCGCTCGTGGCTTAGGGAGCAGTTCCGCTGCCATCGTTGGCGGCCTTGTTGCAGCCAATACCTTAGCTGGATCACCCTATTCAAAGTATGAGTTACTCCAAGTTGCGAACTCAATAGAAGGGCACCCGGACAATGTTACTCCTGCTTTATATGGGGGCGTAACTCTATCTGTTCCTATTGAAGGTGGTATTCTTCCCAGAGTCTTAGGTCTGTTGCCGAATTTAAAGGCGGTTGTCATTATTCCAGACACTGTCCTCAACACAGAAAAAGCCAGGGGTATCTTACCTCCACAAGTTCCCCGCTCAGATGCAGTTTTTAATATTTCTCATGTTGGATTGCTAATAGAAGCCTTTATTCGCGAAGACTATGCCCTCTTAAAAGAAGGTATGCGTGATGCACTTCACCAGAATCAACGAGCTGCATTAATTCCCGGTCTTCTCGAAACTTTAGAGGCCGCTCTTCAAGCAGGTGCCTATGGATCTGCTCTTAGTGGTTCCGGACCCACGCTGCTATCCCTGATTCCCGAAGGCTTACAAGAAGAAGTTTGCCATAGTATGATCACTAAGATAAACCAATACGGGATTAGAGCTCAAGCTATCGTCTTAGATATTGATACCGATGGAGCCACTTCCTCTACCATTTTGTAA